The DNA region CTTCACCGCGTCGGTGACGTGTGCGGCGAGATCGCTCATGCCGGGCCGTCCTTCGGCCTGGCGCCCTCCTCCAGTACGGACAGCCGCCGCCAGTACTCGTCCTCGTCGATCTCGCCCTTGGCGAAGCGCCGTGCGAGCAGGTCGACGGGTGAGTCCTCGCCGCGGGGGCCTCCGGCCGGTACGGGGCCGTGTCCGCGACCGGGACCGTACCCAGGTCCGCTCCAGGGGCCGCTCCATGGGCCGCGTCCGCGCCAGACGGTGCGCCGCAGCAGGACGACCACCCCGGCGATCACCGCCGCCCAGACCAGCGGGAAGAACAGGATCCACGGGCCGGGGCCCGCTCCGTGCCACTGTGCGAGGTCGAACATCACTCTCAACTCCTCGGTCGCGAAGGGCTTCTGCCTCTTCCTTCGCTACCGAGAGTCGCCCGGTGAGGGGGCAGCCGTCGTCGTACGGCCAGCGGCTCCTCGCCTGCTCCCCGTGGAGTACCGGGAGGCGCGAGCGCTGCTGC from Streptomyces marispadix includes:
- a CDS encoding SHOCT domain-containing protein — protein: MFDLAQWHGAGPGPWILFFPLVWAAVIAGVVVLLRRTVWRGRGPWSGPWSGPGYGPGRGHGPVPAGGPRGEDSPVDLLARRFAKGEIDEDEYWRRLSVLEEGARPKDGPA